CGATTTGCGGTGCCGATGCTGTGGCTTGGGCCGGAAGACGCAGCTGCGTCGCTACGCGCTGTAACGGTGCTCGCGTCGCTGCGCTCCGAGGGAGCGTTTGTGTCGCTTCGCTCCGAAAAGGGACTCGCTTCGCTGCGCAGGCAGATGCCGACGTCGCCGTTGAACAGGCCGTGGCGGTAGCTGTTTTCGGTGATCAGCAGCAGGCGGCCCTGGAACCAGGGCGAGGCGCTGCCGAGGCGGCGGGCGCCGGAGCCGGATTCGGCCAGCAGTTGTTCGATGCGGGCGTTGAGGCCGCGCGCACCTTGCGGGCCGGCGCGTACGGCGGTGAGCAGGCGCAGGCGCGCGGCATCGCGCAGGGCGGCGGCGGGGTCGTGTGCATCAGCCAGCGCGCGCCAGTGCGCGAGCAGTGCGTCGCGGCCCAGGGCCAGCGGGTCCTCGCCGTCTTCGTGGAAGTGCACGCCGGCCAGTTCGCCGCTGCGTAGCAGGGCCAGGGCGGTGTCGGCGTCGCTGGTGCGAATGGCGTCGGCCAACGGGGTGAGTGCAAAGTTGTCTGCTTGGCGGTAGCCGCGTAGCAGGTGGACGCGGTGGCCTGCGAGGCCGCCGGTGTGGGTGTGGCTGATGGTGTGGCCGCCGGTCTGGATGCTGGCAGGCGTGCTGCCAGGGGGGGCGCTGCCGAGCAGCGGTTGCAGCGCGTCGGCGTCTTGCGGCTGCAGGGTATCGCCGGGGCCGGCGGCCTGCAGGATGGCGGCGAGCACGTCGCCGGCTTCCACCGAGGGTAGCTGGTCGGCGTCGCCGAGCAGGATCAGCTGGGTGCCGTCGGCCACGGCTTCGACCAGCTTGCACATCAGCGGCAGGTCGACCATGGAAGCCTCGTCGACGACGATCAGGTCGAATGGCAACGGGTTGTCGGCGGTGTGGCGGAACTGCGGGGAGTCCGGGATGACGCCGAGCAGGCGATGCAGGGTGCTGGCACCGGTGGGCAGGGCGTCGGCCAGGGCCGGGTCGATGCCGTTGGCGATGGCGCGCGCGACGGCGGCGCGCAGGCTTTCGGCCATGCGCTCGGCGGCGCGGCCGGTGGGTGCGGCCAGGGCGATGCGCGGGGCCGGGGTGTTGGATGCGTGTGCTTGGGCGATGCGCAGCAACAGCAGGCGGGCGATGGTGGTGGTCTTGCCGGTGCCGGGGCCGCCGGTGACCAGCAGCAGGGTGCGGCGTAGGGCGAGGGCGGCGGCTTGGGCTTGGTGGTCTTGGTGGTGGGATGGCTCGGGTGGGTTCGTGCCGTCTTGGTAGATGGATGGCTCGGGCAGGCCCGTACCCTCACCCGCCCTTCGGGCACCCTCTCCCTGGGGGAGAGGGGAAGCCTGGGGGAATAACTGCTCGAACAGCGGGGCTAGCGTGGCGGCGGCGAAGGGCGGCGGCGAATGGGCGGCGATGCGTTGCAGACCTAGTGCCAAGCGGCGTTCGTACTCGCGGTAGCGGCGCAGGTAGAGCAGGCCGTGTTCGAGGACTAGCGGGCAGTCGGCGGCGGCCGGCTCTTGCGGATTCGGTTGGTCGACCCAGCG
The nucleotide sequence above comes from Xanthomonas campestris pv. campestris str. ATCC 33913. Encoded proteins:
- the recD gene encoding exodeoxyribonuclease V subunit alpha; amino-acid sequence: MNHPNLLTALNQAGALRTLDLAFAQSLQRLAPDTDPQVLAGAALASLAVTSGHAGLDPTRAAMLLDAREGPSPALPDPTDWQRTLAASRWVDQPNPQEPAAADCPLVLEHGLLYLRRYREYERRLALGLQRIAAHSPPPFAAATLAPLFEQLFPQASPLPQGEGARRAGEGTGLPEPSIYQDGTNPPEPSHHQDHQAQAAALALRRTLLLVTGGPGTGKTTTIARLLLLRIAQAHASNTPAPRIALAAPTGRAAERMAESLRAAVARAIANGIDPALADALPTGASTLHRLLGVIPDSPQFRHTADNPLPFDLIVVDEASMVDLPLMCKLVEAVADGTQLILLGDADQLPSVEAGDVLAAILQAAGPGDTLQPQDADALQPLLGSAPPGSTPASIQTGGHTISHTHTGGLAGHRVHLLRGYRQADNFALTPLADAIRTSDADTALALLRSGELAGVHFHEDGEDPLALGRDALLAHWRALADAHDPAAALRDAARLRLLTAVRAGPQGARGLNARIEQLLAESGSGARRLGSASPWFQGRLLLITENSYRHGLFNGDVGICLRSEASPFSERSDTNAPSERSDASTVTARSDAAASSGPSHSIGTANRADPVAERRAQGPLVAWFEGDGDSQVRGFHPAALPAHESAFAMTVHKAQGSEFDTVWLQLPTRDARVLSRELLYTGITRARRALHLAGSEAALRAALARHAARISGLAWRLGGEQMQPAPVEQTAEPPTVTPVQGSLF